Within the [Limnothrix rosea] IAM M-220 genome, the region GATGCGGTGGGTGAAGGGAATAGGATTTTGATCGTGGATGATTTGGTGGCTACGGGCGGTACGGCAAAGGCAACAGCGGATCTCCTTACGAAAGTGGGCTGTGAGATTTTGGGCTATGTTTTTGTGGTTGAGCTAATGGCTCTTAAAGGGCGCGATCGCCTACCGGATGCACCAGTCTTATCCCTTGTGCAATATTAGTTTTTTCTTTTTAAATATCCCTTCGTAAATTTTGTAATGGCTCTTCGTAAACTACGCGAACTTTTTGATCGAGAAACTTTGCTTTATATCCTAAAACGGTTGGGGCAGGCAATTTTGACGTTATTTCTCGCGTCGATTCTTAGTTTTTTGATTATTCAGCTCGCACCGGGAGATTTCCTTGATCCGCTCCGGCAAAATCCTCAGCTTTCGGAAGAGACATTGCTTGACCTTGAACGGCGTTTTGGGTTAGATCAGCCTGTCTTTGTGCAGTATTGGCGCTGGCTGTTTAATGTCATTTTTCGGTTCGATTTTGGTATTAGCTTTGAGTCTTTTCGTCCGGTGCATGAACTTCTACTGGAAAGGATGCCCGCCACATTGCTCCTTGCGGGAGTCTCTATTGTGGGCACTTGGGCGATCGCCATTCCCTTGGGCATTGTGAGTGCGGTGAAACAAAACACGCTTTTAGATAAAGTTTTACGTGTGGTGAGCTATGTTGGTCAGGGTTTTCCGAGCTTTATTACCGCATTGGCATTGCTACTGGTGGCACAAATCC harbors:
- a CDS encoding ABC transporter permease, coding for MALRKLRELFDRETLLYILKRLGQAILTLFLASILSFLIIQLAPGDFLDPLRQNPQLSEETLLDLERRFGLDQPVFVQYWRWLFNVIFRFDFGISFESFRPVHELLLERMPATLLLAGVSIVGTWAIAIPLGIVSAVKQNTLLDKVLRVVSYVGQGFPSFITALALLLVAQILSPLLPVGGMTSINYTDLPWYGKILDIGWHMILPMIALSLTGFAGLQRLTRGQLLDVLRQDYIQTARAKGLPENKVIYVHALRNAINPLITLLGFEFASLLSGSFITEFFFNWPGLGTLTLQAVQSQDLYLVMAALMISATMLIVGNLLADLLLKFVDPRIQLADLK